The following proteins are encoded in a genomic region of Kitasatospora cineracea:
- a CDS encoding AurF N-oxygenase family protein — protein sequence MSDTATPPQSPAAPSRTAVPPQGAARQRNADRELNAARLLRASAKHSHDPLTEIDWSAPLDPDHYALPAHRVALYGTPLWERLDERQRAQLSVHQFASTTAAGIWFELVLMEGLIRHVYAGDLTTGHAQYALTEVADECRHSTMFARYITATGYPSARPTRRADRLGKLHFLLNDTTMTFAGAIFVEEFTDAMQREMVRDESLQPLARSVARIHVVEEARHIGYAKPELERRWAAMTPARRAVFRRALALLARQSVAEIVHPRVYALAGLDPAEARRAAAANPHWRQARVDWARKAMEFFTDLGVVTPATARPWQRGALLP from the coding sequence GTGTCCGACACCGCCACCCCGCCGCAGAGCCCCGCCGCCCCGTCCCGGACCGCCGTCCCGCCGCAGGGCGCCGCCCGGCAGCGCAACGCCGACCGCGAGCTCAACGCCGCCCGCCTGCTGCGGGCCTCCGCCAAGCACTCCCACGACCCGCTCACCGAGATCGACTGGTCCGCGCCCCTCGACCCGGACCACTACGCGCTGCCCGCCCACCGCGTCGCGCTCTACGGCACCCCGCTGTGGGAGCGGCTGGACGAGCGGCAGCGGGCGCAGCTGAGCGTGCACCAGTTCGCCTCCACCACGGCCGCCGGGATCTGGTTCGAACTGGTGCTGATGGAGGGCCTGATCCGGCACGTCTACGCGGGCGACCTGACCACCGGGCACGCGCAGTACGCGCTGACCGAGGTCGCCGACGAGTGCCGGCACTCCACCATGTTCGCCCGCTACATCACCGCGACCGGCTACCCGTCGGCCCGGCCGACCCGGCGCGCGGACCGCCTCGGCAAGCTGCACTTCCTGCTCAACGACACCACCATGACCTTCGCCGGGGCGATCTTCGTCGAGGAGTTCACCGACGCGATGCAGCGCGAGATGGTCCGGGACGAGTCGCTGCAGCCGCTGGCCCGCTCGGTGGCCCGGATCCACGTGGTCGAGGAGGCCCGGCACATCGGCTACGCCAAGCCGGAGCTGGAGCGGCGCTGGGCGGCGATGACCCCGGCCCGGCGGGCGGTGTTCCGGCGGGCGCTGGCGCTGCTGGCCCGGCAGTCGGTGGCCGAGATCGTGCACCCGCGGGTGTACGCGCTGGCCGGGCTCGACCCGGCCGAGGCCCGCCGGGCCGCCGCGGCCAACCCGCACTGGCGGCAGGCCCGGGTCGACTGGGCCCGCAAGGCGATGGAGTTCTTCACCGACCTGGGCGTCGTCACCCCGGCCACCGCCCGCCCCTGGCAGCGCGGCGCGCTGCTGCCCTGA
- a CDS encoding PHP domain-containing protein, translating to MDPVTALERIAFLLERELASPHRTKAFRAAAGAAAALPPGPVSAAEAERLPGVGPVTARVIADATAGRTPQYLLETEARAAAGPAPFAAALRLREKLQGDCHLHSDWSDGTVPVERMARTARSLGHHWAVLTDHSPRLTVAHGLSAERLREQLDLVEELNGRLAPFRLLTGIECDVLPDGGLDQDEDLLGRLDVVVASVHSELRTEPDAMTHRLLAAVRSPLVDVLGHCTGRRLGDKPRPPSAFDAEAVFTACREHDTAVEINCRPDRQDPPDDLLALAADLGCLFAVDTDAHAPGQLDRQIDGCERAAELGLDAERVITAWSVDHLLAWAGAR from the coding sequence ATGGACCCGGTCACCGCCCTGGAGCGCATCGCCTTCCTGCTGGAGCGCGAACTGGCCTCCCCCCACCGGACCAAGGCGTTCCGCGCCGCCGCCGGGGCCGCCGCCGCGCTGCCCCCCGGACCGGTCTCCGCCGCCGAGGCCGAACGCCTCCCCGGCGTCGGCCCCGTCACCGCCCGGGTGATCGCCGACGCCACCGCCGGCCGCACCCCCCAGTACCTGCTGGAGACCGAGGCCCGCGCCGCCGCCGGACCGGCCCCCTTCGCCGCCGCGCTCCGGCTGCGCGAGAAGCTCCAGGGCGACTGCCACCTGCACTCCGACTGGTCCGACGGCACCGTCCCGGTCGAACGGATGGCCCGCACCGCCCGCTCCCTCGGCCACCACTGGGCCGTCCTCACCGACCACTCGCCCCGCCTCACCGTCGCCCACGGCCTCAGCGCGGAGCGCCTGCGCGAACAGCTCGACCTGGTCGAGGAGCTCAACGGCCGGCTCGCCCCGTTCCGGCTGCTCACCGGCATCGAGTGCGACGTCCTCCCCGACGGCGGGCTCGACCAGGACGAGGACCTGCTCGGCCGTCTCGACGTGGTGGTCGCCTCGGTCCACTCCGAACTGCGGACGGAACCCGACGCGATGACCCACCGCCTGCTCGCCGCCGTCCGCAGCCCGCTGGTCGACGTCCTGGGCCACTGCACCGGCCGGCGGCTCGGCGACAAGCCCCGCCCGCCGTCCGCGTTCGACGCCGAGGCCGTCTTCACCGCCTGCCGCGAGCACGACACCGCGGTCGAGATCAACTGCCGCCCCGACCGCCAGGACCCGCCCGACGACCTGCTCGCCCTCGCCGCCGACCTGGGCTGCCTGTTCGCCGTCGACACCGACGCGCACGCGCCCGGCCAGCTGGACCGGCAGATCGACGGCTGCGAACGGGCCGCGGAACTCGGCCTGGACGCGGAACGGGTGATCACGGCGTGGTCGGTGGACCACCTGCTGGCCTGGGCGGGGGCGCGCTGA
- a CDS encoding VOC family protein has protein sequence MTDVQGVARIRPAAFHAADGTGDWRVLGEGACAFFRTGSFGAGAQLVGAIGAALAGVGEADVDLRPEGVTVRLIEAGEEYYGLTERHVELARLVSGVARELGAVAEPAGVQTVQVTVDALELPAVVAFWRALLGYRDRSGSPEDLLDPARRGAPFYFQQMDGPRPQRNRVHVDVWVPHDLAEARIAAAIAAGGRLVTDEHAPNHWVLADPEGNEACVGAAGAAG, from the coding sequence ATGACTGACGTTCAGGGTGTGGCGAGGATCAGGCCGGCGGCGTTCCACGCGGCGGACGGGACGGGGGACTGGCGGGTGCTGGGGGAGGGGGCGTGCGCGTTCTTCCGGACCGGGTCGTTCGGGGCCGGCGCGCAGCTGGTCGGCGCGATCGGGGCGGCCCTCGCGGGCGTCGGCGAGGCGGACGTCGACCTGCGGCCGGAGGGTGTGACGGTCCGGCTGATCGAGGCGGGCGAGGAGTACTACGGCCTGACGGAACGCCACGTCGAGCTGGCCCGCCTGGTGTCCGGCGTCGCCCGGGAGCTCGGTGCGGTCGCCGAGCCGGCGGGCGTGCAGACCGTCCAGGTCACGGTCGACGCGCTGGAGCTGCCCGCCGTGGTCGCGTTCTGGCGGGCGCTGCTCGGCTACCGGGACCGCTCCGGCAGCCCGGAGGACCTGCTCGACCCGGCCCGCCGCGGCGCGCCGTTCTACTTCCAGCAGATGGACGGGCCCCGCCCTCAGCGCAACCGGGTGCACGTGGACGTCTGGGTGCCGCACGACCTCGCCGAGGCCCGGATCGCCGCCGCGATCGCGGCCGGCGGCCGCCTGGTGACCGACGAGCACGCGCCGAACCACTGGGTGCTGGCCGACCCGGAGGGCAACGAGGCGTGCGTCGGGGCCGCGGGCGCGGCCGGCTGA
- a CDS encoding tyrosine-protein phosphatase, whose translation MQHSHLVDSATVANLRDLGGIDLPGGARVRPGLALRSGQLDRLDPAADPMFDALGVRTVIDLRTAAERAAFPDRVPGGAHLLVADVLADGAGSGAAAALAAALADPSGANRMLGGGRAAEALREDYRAFVTSASARQAYKQLITALAHRGGGPVLFHCTAGKDRTGWGATLVLLLLGADEETVRTEYLSVDPAVRAHYAPLVERFLAAGGDPEVADAVFSVRAEYLAAALDALAEYWGDAESYARAGLGLKDDTLAGLRERLVEAA comes from the coding sequence ATGCAGCACTCGCACCTCGTGGACTCCGCCACCGTCGCCAACCTGCGCGACCTCGGCGGCATCGATCTGCCCGGCGGCGCCCGGGTCCGGCCCGGACTGGCGCTGCGCTCGGGCCAGTTGGACCGGCTCGACCCGGCCGCCGACCCGATGTTCGACGCGCTGGGCGTGCGCACCGTCATCGACCTGCGCACCGCCGCCGAACGCGCCGCCTTCCCCGACCGCGTCCCCGGCGGCGCGCACCTGCTGGTCGCGGACGTGCTCGCCGACGGGGCGGGCAGCGGCGCGGCGGCGGCCCTGGCGGCGGCGCTGGCCGACCCGTCCGGCGCGAACCGGATGCTCGGCGGCGGCCGGGCGGCGGAAGCGCTGCGCGAGGACTACCGGGCGTTCGTCACCTCGGCCTCCGCCCGGCAGGCGTACAAGCAGCTGATCACCGCGCTGGCCCACCGGGGCGGCGGCCCGGTGCTGTTCCACTGCACGGCGGGCAAGGACCGCACCGGCTGGGGCGCCACCCTGGTCCTGCTGCTGCTCGGCGCGGACGAGGAGACCGTCCGCACCGAGTACCTGTCCGTCGACCCGGCGGTGCGGGCGCACTACGCCCCGCTGGTGGAGCGCTTCCTGGCGGCGGGCGGCGACCCGGAGGTCGCGGACGCCGTGTTCTCCGTCCGGGCCGAGTACCTGGCGGCCGCGCTGGACGCCCTGGCCGAGTACTGGGGCGACGCCGAGAGCTACGCCCGGGCCGGCCTCGGCCTGAAGGACGACACCCTGGCCGGGCTGCGCGAGCGCCTGGTCGAGGCCGCCTGA
- a CDS encoding DJ-1/PfpI family protein has product MAARILIITGDAAESLEVFYPYQRLLEEGYQVDIAAPTKKTLQFVVHDFVPGYDTYTEKPGYTWPADLAFADVDPAQYAALVLPGGRAPEYLRNDPEVQRIVAAFFEADKPLAQICHGPLIPLRTGALAGRRTAAYPALEPDVAAGGADFVDGGAVVDGTVVSARAWPDHPTWMRAFVELLREKAPVE; this is encoded by the coding sequence ATGGCAGCGAGGATCCTGATCATCACCGGTGACGCGGCGGAGTCGCTGGAGGTGTTCTACCCGTACCAGCGGCTGCTGGAGGAGGGCTACCAGGTCGACATCGCCGCGCCGACCAAGAAGACCCTGCAGTTCGTGGTGCACGACTTCGTCCCGGGCTACGACACGTACACCGAGAAGCCCGGCTACACCTGGCCCGCCGACCTGGCGTTCGCGGACGTCGACCCGGCGCAGTACGCGGCGCTGGTGCTGCCCGGCGGCCGGGCGCCCGAGTACCTGCGCAACGACCCGGAGGTGCAGCGGATCGTCGCCGCGTTCTTCGAGGCGGACAAGCCGCTGGCGCAGATCTGCCACGGCCCGCTGATCCCGCTGCGGACCGGCGCGCTGGCCGGGCGTCGCACCGCCGCGTACCCGGCGCTGGAGCCGGACGTGGCGGCGGGCGGCGCGGACTTCGTGGACGGCGGCGCGGTGGTCGACGGCACGGTGGTCTCCGCCCGGGCCTGGCCGGACCACCCGACCTGGATGCGGGCGTTCGTCGAGCTGCTGCGCGAGAAGGCCCCGGTCGAGTAG
- a CDS encoding TIGR03086 family metal-binding protein: protein MAAHLDGPDLLALHGRALDHFGALVRAVPADGWRGPTPCTDWTVRQLVGHLTAEQLWVPDLLAGATVAEIGDRHDGDVLGDDPFAAWTAAAGAARVAFAEPGALERTVQLSYGARRAAGYAREMTVDAIVHGWDLARGIGADDRIDPAAAEFALAELAPQADSLAASGLFADPVPVPEGADAATRLLGLVGRDPARPLG, encoded by the coding sequence ATGGCAGCTCACCTCGACGGACCGGACCTGCTCGCGCTGCACGGCCGGGCCCTGGACCACTTCGGCGCACTGGTCCGCGCCGTCCCCGCCGACGGCTGGCGGGGGCCCACCCCGTGCACCGACTGGACGGTGCGGCAGCTGGTCGGCCACCTGACGGCCGAACAGCTGTGGGTGCCCGACCTGCTGGCCGGTGCCACCGTCGCCGAGATCGGCGACCGCCACGACGGCGACGTGCTCGGCGACGACCCGTTCGCCGCCTGGACGGCCGCCGCCGGGGCGGCCCGGGTCGCGTTCGCCGAGCCGGGCGCGCTGGAGCGCACCGTGCAGCTCTCGTACGGCGCGCGGCGGGCCGCCGGGTACGCCCGGGAGATGACGGTGGACGCGATCGTGCACGGCTGGGACCTGGCCCGGGGGATCGGCGCCGACGACCGGATCGACCCGGCCGCCGCCGAGTTCGCGCTGGCCGAACTCGCCCCGCAGGCCGACTCGTTGGCCGCCTCCGGGCTGTTCGCCGACCCGGTGCCGGTACCGGAGGGCGCGGACGCCGCGACCCGGCTGCTGGGCCTGGTCGGCCGCGACCCGGCGCGGCCGCTGGGCTGA
- a CDS encoding TetR/AcrR family transcriptional regulator produces MPDQIVVSEFLAAQRPRRADAARNFDALLAAARDAFAEHGAEASLEDIARRAGVGIGTLYRNFPTRRHLFEAVYAAEVDDLVRVAGQVSDLPPWEALTTWLRRFVDYATTKRAIREAMAGEESDIFLACLQSMYSGGTPLLERAQRAGEARPDMSIEDLLRMVSGITSVAFPEEGQRDRVLAIALDGVRARR; encoded by the coding sequence GTGCCGGATCAGATCGTGGTGAGCGAGTTCCTCGCCGCCCAGCGCCCGCGCCGCGCGGACGCCGCCCGCAACTTCGACGCGCTGCTCGCCGCCGCCCGCGACGCCTTCGCCGAGCACGGCGCCGAGGCCTCCCTGGAGGACATCGCCCGGCGGGCCGGCGTCGGCATCGGCACCCTCTACCGCAACTTCCCCACCCGCCGGCACCTGTTCGAGGCGGTGTACGCCGCCGAGGTCGACGACCTCGTCCGGGTCGCCGGACAGGTCTCCGACCTGCCGCCGTGGGAGGCGCTGACCACCTGGCTGCGCCGCTTCGTCGACTACGCGACCACCAAGCGCGCGATCCGCGAGGCCATGGCGGGCGAGGAGTCGGACATCTTCCTGGCCTGCCTGCAGTCCATGTACTCCGGCGGCACCCCGCTGCTCGAACGCGCCCAGCGGGCCGGGGAGGCCCGCCCCGACATGAGCATCGAGGACCTGCTGCGGATGGTCTCCGGCATCACCTCGGTGGCCTTCCCGGAGGAGGGCCAGCGCGACCGGGTCCTCGCCATCGCCCTGGACGGGGTGCGCGCCCGCCGCTGA
- a CDS encoding MFS transporter, with amino-acid sequence MNRQSPRLTFGVLAVGAGVYALLQSLITPALPIVQEEMHTTQSTVTWIMTAYLLSASVFTPILGRVGDLVGKKRTLVAALVALLVGCLVAALAPNITVLIVARVIQGIAGALFPLSFGIIRDEFPPGRVSGGISNMSAVIAVGSGLGMVLAGPIVGALDYRWLFWLPVIVLVGTIALAHRYVPESPHRSEGSVDWFSSVLLSGWLVALLLPVSQASQWGWGSAKVLGLLALAVLLFAAWMVNESRSRNPLIDLRVMRLPAVWTTNTAALLFGGGMYAVWAFLPGFVQMPSSAGYGFGSSVTGAGLLMLPMVAAMFVAGVLGGRLAGRFPAKAQLVTGALLGSAACALLAARHGSPADVALAAGVFGLGIGLAFASMSNLIVQAVPAAQTGAATGMNANIRTIGGSMGAALMTGLVTGHLQADGRPAESGYTQGFALLAAFCLAAALAAVLVPARRAAARAVPVEAAAAERTELAAVRGETVGG; translated from the coding sequence ATGAACCGCCAATCCCCCCGCCTGACCTTCGGCGTGCTCGCCGTCGGCGCCGGCGTGTACGCCCTGCTCCAGTCGCTGATCACGCCCGCCCTCCCGATCGTCCAGGAGGAGATGCACACCACGCAGTCCACCGTCACCTGGATCATGACGGCCTACCTGCTCTCCGCCTCCGTCTTCACCCCGATCCTCGGCCGGGTCGGCGACCTGGTCGGCAAGAAGCGCACCCTGGTCGCCGCCCTGGTCGCGCTGCTGGTCGGCTGCCTGGTCGCCGCCCTCGCGCCCAACATCACCGTGCTGATCGTCGCCCGGGTGATCCAGGGCATCGCCGGCGCGCTGTTCCCGCTCTCCTTCGGCATCATCCGCGACGAGTTCCCGCCCGGACGGGTCTCCGGCGGCATCAGCAACATGTCCGCGGTGATCGCCGTCGGCAGCGGCCTCGGCATGGTCCTGGCCGGGCCGATCGTCGGCGCCCTCGACTACCGCTGGCTGTTCTGGCTGCCCGTCATCGTGCTGGTCGGCACCATCGCGCTCGCGCACCGCTACGTCCCCGAGTCGCCGCACCGCAGCGAGGGCAGCGTCGACTGGTTCTCCTCCGTGCTGCTCTCCGGCTGGCTGGTCGCCCTGCTGCTGCCGGTCAGCCAGGCCTCCCAGTGGGGCTGGGGCTCGGCCAAGGTGCTCGGCCTGCTCGCCCTCGCCGTCCTGCTGTTCGCCGCCTGGATGGTCAACGAGTCCCGCTCCCGCAACCCGCTGATCGACCTGCGGGTGATGCGGCTGCCCGCCGTGTGGACCACCAACACCGCGGCCCTGCTGTTCGGCGGCGGCATGTACGCCGTGTGGGCCTTCCTCCCCGGTTTCGTGCAAATGCCCTCCAGCGCGGGCTACGGCTTCGGTTCCAGCGTCACCGGCGCCGGACTGCTGATGCTGCCGATGGTCGCCGCCATGTTCGTGGCCGGCGTGCTCGGCGGCCGGCTGGCCGGCCGCTTCCCCGCCAAGGCCCAGCTGGTCACCGGTGCACTGCTCGGCTCGGCCGCCTGCGCGCTGCTCGCCGCCCGGCACGGCAGCCCCGCCGACGTCGCGCTCGCCGCGGGCGTCTTCGGCCTCGGCATCGGACTCGCCTTCGCCTCGATGAGCAACCTCATCGTGCAGGCCGTCCCCGCCGCCCAGACCGGCGCCGCCACCGGCATGAACGCCAACATCCGCACCATCGGCGGCTCGATGGGCGCCGCCCTGATGACCGGCCTGGTCACCGGCCACCTGCAGGCCGACGGCCGCCCCGCCGAGAGCGGCTACACCCAGGGCTTCGCCCTGCTCGCGGCGTTCTGCCTGGCCGCCGCGCTGGCCGCGGTGCTCGTCCCGGCCCGCCGGGCCGCCGCCCGGGCCGTCCCGGTGGAGGCCGCCGCCGCGGAGCGCACCGAGCTCGCCGCGGTCCGGGGCGAGACGGTCGGCGGCTGA
- a CDS encoding glycoside hydrolase family 53 protein gives MPQAFTPAFKRALVTAAAALPLATSVVAGLPTAARAASTLTNAGFETGGTGTATPAGWSVYSAAGQNGASYTEAGGHSGSYRLTHYAAAAYKVETYQYLSGLANGSYTLTAWVRSSGGQNSAYLALRNCGSAEQRTDLPPTPNGAWIRLVTSVKVTGGQCTISIDSDANAGNWINVDDLSFAPGSTGVAARGVDVSTLKKSEDKGGVYRWADGSTGDALDILHSSGANYVRLKVWVNPADGYNDKAKVLAMAKRAKALGMGLLIDFHYSDSWADPGKQTKPAAWSGYSLAQLKSAVYNHTYDVLNALKAQGTTADMVQIGNEINAGILWSEGSTAHWSDLAALLAQGANAAKAVSSSTRVALHLAKGGDDAGARAFFDNAVSYGVPFDLIGLSYYGYWHGPLSDLQTTLDDVAARYGKQVFVAETAYAFTLANGDALENNIATSSQLVAGYPATQAGQAANLRDVMNVVEAVPNGRGLGVFYWEPTWTAVAGNGWDPTDPASGDAWENQALFDYSGRPTSAMSWLKHR, from the coding sequence ATGCCCCAGGCATTCACCCCGGCGTTCAAGCGCGCGCTCGTCACCGCCGCGGCGGCGCTCCCGCTCGCCACCTCCGTGGTCGCCGGCCTCCCCACCGCGGCCCGGGCGGCCAGTACCCTCACCAACGCCGGCTTCGAGACCGGCGGCACCGGGACGGCCACCCCCGCCGGCTGGTCCGTCTACTCGGCCGCCGGACAGAACGGCGCCTCGTACACCGAGGCCGGCGGCCACAGCGGCTCCTACCGGCTCACCCACTACGCGGCCGCCGCGTACAAGGTCGAGACCTACCAGTACCTGTCCGGGCTGGCCAACGGCAGCTACACGCTGACCGCCTGGGTCCGCTCCAGCGGCGGGCAGAACTCGGCCTACCTGGCGCTGCGCAACTGCGGCTCCGCCGAGCAGCGCACCGACCTGCCGCCGACCCCGAACGGCGCCTGGATCCGGCTGGTCACCTCGGTCAAGGTGACCGGCGGCCAGTGCACGATCAGCATCGACTCCGACGCCAACGCCGGGAACTGGATCAACGTCGACGACCTGTCCTTCGCCCCCGGCAGCACCGGCGTGGCGGCCCGCGGCGTGGACGTCTCCACGCTGAAGAAGAGCGAGGACAAGGGCGGCGTCTACCGGTGGGCGGACGGCAGCACCGGTGACGCGCTGGACATCCTGCACTCCAGCGGCGCGAACTACGTGCGCCTGAAGGTCTGGGTGAACCCGGCCGACGGCTACAACGACAAGGCCAAGGTCCTGGCGATGGCCAAGCGCGCCAAGGCGCTCGGTATGGGCCTGCTGATCGACTTCCACTACTCCGACAGCTGGGCCGACCCCGGCAAGCAGACCAAGCCCGCCGCCTGGTCCGGCTACTCGCTGGCGCAGCTGAAGTCGGCGGTCTACAACCACACCTACGACGTGCTGAACGCGCTGAAGGCGCAGGGCACCACCGCCGACATGGTGCAGATCGGCAACGAGATCAACGCGGGCATCCTGTGGAGCGAGGGTTCCACCGCCCACTGGTCCGACCTGGCGGCACTGCTCGCCCAGGGCGCGAACGCGGCGAAGGCGGTGAGCTCCTCGACCAGGGTCGCGCTGCACCTGGCGAAGGGCGGCGACGACGCCGGGGCCCGGGCGTTCTTCGACAACGCGGTCTCGTACGGGGTGCCGTTCGACCTGATCGGGCTCTCGTACTACGGCTACTGGCACGGCCCGCTGAGCGACCTGCAGACCACCCTGGACGACGTGGCGGCCCGCTACGGCAAGCAGGTGTTCGTCGCGGAGACCGCGTACGCCTTCACGCTGGCGAACGGCGACGCGCTGGAGAACAACATCGCCACCTCCTCCCAGCTGGTGGCCGGCTACCCCGCCACCCAGGCCGGGCAGGCCGCCAACCTGCGGGACGTGATGAACGTGGTGGAGGCGGTGCCGAACGGCCGGGGCCTGGGTGTCTTCTACTGGGAGCCCACCTGGACGGCCGTGGCGGGCAACGGCTGGGACCCGACCGATCCCGCATCCGGGGACGCGTGGGAGAACCAGGCGCTGTTCGACTACAGCGGGCGGCCGACCAGCGCCATGAGCTGGCTGAAGCACCGGTGA
- a CDS encoding SCO5389 family protein, with protein sequence MSLDVSPSLLALAERDEVADADFLATVRTSLPYAYRLVNDLTAELAFSDAEFADNTAAPSEAERAQLLRALASDSIRGALERHFSVKLAFQNCHRLAAFHPHAEHTDAYREFTSPRAQLLNQSPELRDC encoded by the coding sequence ATGTCGCTGGACGTCTCCCCCTCCCTGCTCGCCCTGGCCGAGCGCGACGAGGTCGCCGACGCCGACTTCCTCGCCACCGTCCGCACCTCGCTGCCTTACGCCTACCGCCTGGTCAATGACCTGACGGCCGAACTCGCGTTCAGCGACGCCGAGTTCGCCGACAACACGGCGGCCCCGAGCGAGGCGGAGCGGGCCCAGCTGCTGCGCGCGCTGGCCAGCGACTCGATCCGCGGCGCCCTGGAGCGGCACTTCTCGGTGAAGCTGGCCTTCCAGAACTGCCACCGCCTCGCGGCCTTCCACCCGCACGCCGAACACACCGACGCCTACCGGGAGTTCACCTCGCCCCGGGCCCAGCTGCTGAACCAGTCGCCCGAGCTGCGCGACTGCTGA
- a CDS encoding DUF2630 family protein: protein MDEQRAEGGTDRRILERISEMVEAERDLRAALAEGRIDQPTEHRELKDIEEQLDQCWDLLRQRRARVRAGEDPDGASVRSIDEVERYES from the coding sequence ATGGACGAGCAGCGCGCCGAGGGCGGCACCGACCGCCGCATCCTGGAGCGGATCAGCGAGATGGTCGAGGCCGAGCGCGACCTGCGCGCCGCCCTCGCCGAGGGCCGGATCGACCAGCCAACCGAGCACCGCGAACTCAAGGACATCGAGGAGCAGCTCGACCAGTGCTGGGACCTGCTCCGCCAGCGCCGCGCCCGGGTCCGGGCGGGCGAGGACCCGGACGGGGCGAGCGTGCGCAGCATCGACGAGGTGGAGCGCTACGAGTCGTAG
- a CDS encoding MarR family winged helix-turn-helix transcriptional regulator, whose product MTWHGENSPSPRGEDADLLLLDQQICFSLNAASRAFGGVYRTALKDLGLTYPQYLVMLVLWEHGSLPVKQLGERLRLDSGTLSPLLKRLEAAGLVARERSPEDERSVIATPTPAGRALREGATAVPRRILAAAGLPLEELRTLRELLTRVTANLDAAQD is encoded by the coding sequence ATGACCTGGCACGGCGAGAACTCCCCCTCCCCCCGCGGCGAGGACGCGGACCTGCTGCTGCTCGACCAGCAGATCTGCTTCTCGCTGAACGCCGCCTCCCGGGCGTTCGGCGGCGTCTACCGCACCGCGCTCAAGGACCTCGGGCTGACCTACCCGCAGTACCTGGTGATGCTGGTGCTCTGGGAGCACGGGTCGCTGCCGGTCAAGCAGCTCGGCGAGCGCCTGCGGCTGGACTCCGGCACCCTCTCCCCGCTGCTCAAGCGCCTGGAGGCGGCCGGCCTGGTGGCGCGCGAGCGCAGCCCCGAGGACGAGCGCTCGGTGATCGCCACCCCCACCCCGGCCGGGCGCGCCCTGCGCGAGGGCGCCACGGCCGTCCCCCGCCGGATCCTGGCCGCCGCCGGCCTCCCGCTCGAGGAGCTGCGCACCCTGCGCGAACTGCTCACCCGGGTCACCGCCAACCTGGACGCCGCCCAGGACTGA
- a CDS encoding organic hydroperoxide resistance protein gives MTALYTAAATANGREGRAVTSDGRLDLKLSPPPALGGDGEGTNPEQLFAAGYAACFASALGVVSRQQKVDVSEVSVTAEVTISKDDSGFGLSVVLRVELPESLAGETGELLVKQAHQVCPYSKATAGNIPVELVVE, from the coding sequence ATGACCGCGCTCTACACCGCAGCAGCCACCGCGAACGGCCGCGAGGGCCGCGCCGTCACCTCGGACGGCCGGCTCGACCTCAAGCTCTCCCCGCCGCCCGCGCTCGGCGGCGACGGCGAGGGCACCAACCCCGAGCAGCTGTTCGCCGCGGGCTACGCGGCCTGCTTCGCCAGCGCGCTCGGCGTGGTCTCGCGGCAGCAGAAGGTCGACGTCTCGGAGGTGTCGGTGACCGCCGAGGTCACCATCAGCAAGGACGACAGCGGCTTCGGCCTCTCCGTCGTCCTGCGGGTCGAACTGCCCGAGTCGCTGGCCGGCGAGACCGGTGAGCTGCTGGTCAAGCAGGCCCACCAGGTCTGCCCGTACTCCAAGGCCACCGCCGGGAACATTCCGGTGGAGCTGGTCGTCGAATAA